TCATAGTTTTAGTTGAGGAAAATAGGTAGTACTGCTATTAGGTGGTGGCGTGAAACATCACATTATAGAGTATGAACCAAggtttataaatacattttactTAAAAATCGCTCGGCAACAGTAACCGGGCAATGATTTGGTTAAATTCGATAGGAAAAATCGACTTTCGTCCacgttttattttttttaattttaaatttgagtttgatCTGTAACCATTTAGTTTTTAATTACGATTCGAACCGAATCATTCGGTAATCATAATAATTAAGTGATTACCGATGAGAATCCTGTATGGACGAACCCGGCCAGCAGTCTGTTGTCAGCACATGAAGCTTGGCTTGCAAAGCCGCCGAGGCCGAGCGGAGCCAACAGATTTGCCAGGTAATCCCGCCGTCATCCACCCGGCCGTCTGGCGTCAACCCCACTCCGTAACAAAACACGGGGCAGTCCACCGAAACAAAACACTCCCCGCCCGGCCgtctcccctctcctcttcgGCGATTTCGGCCTCCGcgctctcctcctccgccgagACCTGCGGCAAGCCCGTCCCCTCCTCACCACGTGCGATAGGTGACCGTCGCtcctgccctcctcctcctctcttctcgaTTCCTTCCTCTTTCCACGATTTGTATGCATGCTACGTATTCTTTCCTCCGCCTCCCTTTTGCATGGTGCTATGGCTATGATTGGTCCCAAGTCCCTTTCCAGGTTACCTCTCTTTTGATGTCTTGATTGGTTGGAGAAGGAATTCCGTTCCTGAGTGCCATCTCCTGTTGGGTGGTGATTCTGTCAGATCTGTTCTGTCTGTGCCCAGCTATTCTTACCTTCTCGTGAGGAGGAGGAATTTGGGGGGTTTCTTTAAGGCTAAGGATGGAGTAGGCGGTTCCTGTTTTTGGAGAATTTGAGCTTCTTGTTTTGGGGCATTCTGCAATTGAGACGGTTTGGGGCTCTGAGCCATGTTTACATAGATAAAGgacatccttttcttttttttttcttttccttgtccTCCCCTGATATCTCTGATAGTTACAAGTACACTAGACTAGATAGATTGCTGCGGCTACTGtttgtttttctctctctcccgttTGTCAACTGCATAGGTGCTAACTGGTACGGAGTTCACAACTTAGAACGTTTATGTGAAGCATCTTCACATGTTTGATAGCAGTTTGTTTTGTCATTCCACAAAGGCTGTTCTCTTAGTCTCTTAGACCTTGCTGTTCATTTTATTGGAAAGAAAACGGTCATGGCTCCTAAATCCAAGGGAGTTTCAGTATGCTAATCGTTAAATACTTGGACATTAGAACCCTGAACCCAACTATTCAACCTGCGAACTTGTATTTTGACTTGTTGCTAGATTTATGATCTCGTTGTCATCGGGTGTTTCTTACCATGGAGATTGGAGAACCTTAGCGTGCGTGCTTAATTATAGGTAGGTTCAATTCTTGACACTTTTCGGTTTTGTTGTATCATATGCACGATGCCATTGATGTTCTTTCTGTTGGTAGTGTAATGTGTTCATGTTGTGCTGCAACTAGTGCCAGCTGGCCTTTTTTTGGGGTGTGAACTGAAGTGAGATACTAGATTACAAGAAAACTACTACCCTTTCCAAGGGCAAAACATTACAGCTTGGAGCTTCACTGATTTATTCATTATCATAAGCTAACAAGGAACACTGGGTTAGAGAGGTAAAAGTGTAAAACCCCTTTCAAGACTAAGGTAGGTAAAACCATTGATTCGCTCAAGCTAGCAAAGATAGCATCAGGGTGCCTAATAAGAGTGATTATGAGAAAGGGAAGAGATTCTGTTAATATCCTAGTACTCAGAATTTCACTTGTGTGAATTCTTGCGCTACGTATCATTTCCACAAATCCTTGCTTGCAATTCTTAAGTGACTGGtggctcttcttttttttgtctcAGCATTGGAAAAAGATTTTACTCGTGTTAATTACCCATGTTCAATGATTATTTTGTACAAAAGTTCAGTCTGTCAAACACCTCGAAGTTCTAGTTTGGTACAACTGTTGAGTGCTGGTTTTTGTTGCTTTATATCAGTTCATAATTAAAGTTCTTTTCCAAAGTACCCAACCCTTGATTACTTCTTCTTACATATGTTGGTCTCCTTGTATGGACTCAAGCATTCATCTTTCCGTAAACAATACGACTGCAATTTTACTGTCTTGGGCATTAGGCTATCATACTACTGATAGTTAGTAAATAAGATCATGTCAAGCAATATAGTTAATATCTGAATTTTAACTAACactgttttttttataatttaagaTTGTCCAACCGCAAAGCATTTGGATGCTCCTGCCTATGCTTGATGTCGACTACCAGATATATTGTTTAGTGCTGGGGAAGTGGCGCAGTTTTGCATCATAAATTCCCCAGAAACAAGACAACTATGGACCGTGCAGACACATCAGGATTTGTCAGTGGTGGTTGCTTTGGTACTACACTCCTGCTGATATTCTTCCATTTCGTCTATTGTACAGTCTGTGTCTGAAAGATCATCAGTACCCGTTCAGCTGGCCTGGCAAGAAAGATCATCAGGCCCCTGTTCTTGAGCTCTCCAgtgttttgtgttgtttgctTTCCCACCATTGGCATACTTTTTAACCGTGATGGATAACAGCTTCGTGGACATCCCACACCAATCTCTGATGAATGACCCCTTTGTGTTAACGGGATGCTCAGCGGCAAGCTCCATCATGGATAACCTGGGCCAAAGTACACTCTGCATGGACTGCCTGGGCCCAGCAATGGCTAATTGTGGCCATGGTAACGAAAATACACAGAGAATGAATGACATAAGAGTGAGAGATGATGGCAGCAGCTTAGTCCTTGGGTTGGGTCCAACACCCAACTTTTATTCCGCAGATTGTCAATCCACTGGAGTACACAAGTCAAAACAAGCTCAGAGGTCGTCTCGCCAGAGTTTCCCTTCCACTGATCCAGGGATGCTGAGGCTTGGCCTTCAGATGGATGGTGCAGAAGCGATTCAATATTTGCAAGCACCGAATGGAACAGTTCATTCTTTTGCTGTAGTTGATGAGGCCTCAACATCTGCTACTGTAAGGAACATGGGTGGCTACATGCCGTCCCTACTCTTTGCTCCCCCCATCAGTTCTTCTGATGTCAATGAGGCCCAAGTAGAAACCCAGGATTCTCTAGACCCCATGCACAACATAAAAAATGACACTCATCATCTTCAACATCACCTTCCGCTCAGCCCTGAGCCTTCTGCCATGACGGAGTCTTCATTTGGTGTGAGTTCTGATGTTGTCACTGCAACAACCACATCAGACCAACGTAGCCATTCCCGACATCCTAAGAAATGCAGGTTCAAGGGGTGCTCCAAAGGTGGAAGAGGCGCATCAGGGCTGTGTATTGCTCACGGAGGCGGGCAGAGATGTCATAAGCCTGGATGCCATAAAGGTGCTGAGAGCAGCTCGGCGTACTGCAAAGCCCACGGAGGTGGTCGGCGGTGTGAGCAGCTTGGTTGCACCAAGAGTGCAGAGGGAAAGACAGAGTATTGTATTGCTCATGGTGGAGGCCACCGATGCGAACATCCTGGCTGTCCTAAAGCTGCACGAGGTAAGTCTGGGCGGTGCATCAAGCATGGAGGTGGGAAGAGATGCACTATGAAAGGCTGCATTCGGAGCGCCGAGGGGAAGGCTGGACTGTGTATTTCTCATGGTGGTGGCCGCCGATGCCAGTATCCGGATTGTGTCAAGGGGGCTCAGGGCAGCACATTGTACTGCAAGGGGCATGGAGGCGGCAAGAGGTGCATTTTCGATGGCTGCAGCAAAGGCGCAGAGGGTAGCACACCTCTGTGCAAAGCACACGGTGGTGGGAAGCGATGCATGTTCGAAGGAGGCGGCGTATGCGCAAAGAGCGTTCACGGGGCCACTGACTACTGCGTGGCgcatggaggagggaagcgcTGTTCGG
This genomic window from Phragmites australis chromosome 7, lpPhrAust1.1, whole genome shotgun sequence contains:
- the LOC133924342 gene encoding uncharacterized protein LOC133924342; this translates as MDNSFVDIPHQSLMNDPFVLTGCSAASSIMDNLGQSTLCMDCLGPAMANCGHGNENTQRMNDIRVRDDGSSLVLGLGPTPNFYSADCQSTGVHKSKQAQRSSRQSFPSTDPGMLRLGLQMDGAEAIQYLQAPNGTVHSFAVVDEASTSATVRNMGGYMPSLLFAPPISSSDVNEAQVETQDSLDPMHNIKNDTHHLQHHLPLSPEPSAMTESSFGVSSDVVTATTTSDQRSHSRHPKKCRFKGCSKGGRGASGLCIAHGGGQRCHKPGCHKGAESSSAYCKAHGGGRRCEQLGCTKSAEGKTEYCIAHGGGHRCEHPGCPKAARGKSGRCIKHGGGKRCTMKGCIRSAEGKAGLCISHGGGRRCQYPDCVKGAQGSTLYCKGHGGGKRCIFDGCSKGAEGSTPLCKAHGGGKRCMFEGGGVCAKSVHGATDYCVAHGGGKRCSVPGCTKSARGRTDCCVKHGGGKRCKIDNCGKSAQGSTDFCKAHGGGKRCTWSTGCEKFSRGKSGFCAAHGTLMAKQREQGVVKNVGSMIGPGLFSGIVVSSATVASSMTNEHSSSGMSTASGCDCTVRSQSLIPPQVLVPRSMMPSWSSEPVEGGREGGCIVPEGRVHGGGLLSLLGGSFRNADVEQL